One window of Desulfosoma sp. genomic DNA carries:
- the rny gene encoding ribonuclease Y, whose protein sequence is MGQMGMVMVGLVALVVGIGAGALGWRLMLQRKSQREKRESELLLEEARKEAETLKKEAILQAKDNIFRLKADFEKETKETRKELQNLEKRLLQKEENLDKKSEALDKRESAIAKKEKQLQDKEKELELRSKELEDLIDAQRVKLESLSGISAQEAKEMLIKSIEDEARHEAALTVKRLEAEAREQADKKAKEIIALAIQRYAGDYVVEKTVSVVNLPNDEMKGRIIGREGRNIRALEATTGIDLIIDDTPEAVILSGFNPIRREVARLSLERLISDGRIHPARIEEIVEKVGQEIDIAIRDAGEQAAFDVGVHGIDPELIKLVGKLKYRTSYAQNVLQHSREVAFLCGVMAAELGLNEKQAKRAGLLHDIGKAVDHEVEGPHALIGADLAKKYGESPEIVNAIAAHHEDVPAESVLAILVQAADALSGARPGARKELLESYVRRLENLEKIAMSFKGVSKAYAIQAGRELRIIVENESVGDADTVLLSKDIAKRIESELTYPGQIKVTVIRETRAVEYAR, encoded by the coding sequence ATGGGACAGATGGGAATGGTGATGGTGGGCTTAGTGGCTCTTGTGGTGGGTATCGGCGCGGGAGCGCTAGGATGGCGCCTGATGCTCCAACGCAAAAGCCAAAGGGAGAAGCGCGAGTCGGAACTCCTTTTGGAAGAGGCTCGCAAGGAGGCCGAAACCCTCAAAAAGGAGGCCATTCTTCAAGCCAAGGACAATATTTTTCGGCTCAAGGCTGATTTTGAAAAGGAAACCAAGGAGACGCGAAAGGAGCTTCAAAATCTCGAAAAGCGTCTTCTGCAAAAGGAGGAAAACCTCGACAAGAAATCCGAAGCCCTGGACAAAAGGGAAAGCGCCATTGCGAAAAAGGAAAAGCAGCTGCAGGACAAGGAAAAGGAGCTGGAACTTCGGTCCAAGGAGCTTGAGGATCTCATTGACGCCCAGAGGGTGAAGTTGGAGTCCCTGTCAGGAATTTCGGCTCAGGAAGCCAAGGAAATGCTGATCAAAAGCATCGAGGACGAGGCTCGACACGAGGCCGCTTTGACGGTCAAGCGTCTGGAAGCCGAAGCCCGCGAACAGGCGGACAAGAAGGCCAAGGAAATCATCGCCCTGGCCATTCAAAGGTACGCCGGGGATTATGTGGTGGAAAAAACGGTCTCCGTGGTCAATCTTCCTAATGACGAGATGAAAGGCCGCATCATCGGGCGGGAAGGTCGAAACATACGTGCCCTTGAGGCGACCACGGGGATTGATTTAATCATTGACGACACACCGGAGGCGGTGATCCTTTCGGGATTCAACCCCATTCGTCGAGAAGTGGCGAGACTCTCCTTGGAACGTCTCATTTCCGATGGACGCATTCATCCAGCACGCATTGAAGAAATTGTTGAAAAGGTGGGCCAAGAGATTGACATAGCCATTCGGGATGCCGGGGAACAAGCGGCCTTTGACGTAGGGGTGCACGGTATTGATCCGGAGCTTATCAAGTTGGTGGGGAAATTGAAATACCGCACGAGCTATGCGCAAAACGTTCTGCAGCATTCCCGTGAGGTGGCCTTCCTGTGCGGCGTGATGGCCGCAGAACTTGGACTCAACGAAAAACAGGCCAAGAGGGCGGGGCTTCTGCATGATATCGGCAAGGCGGTGGATCACGAAGTGGAGGGTCCGCATGCCCTCATTGGAGCGGATTTGGCGAAAAAGTATGGAGAGTCTCCGGAAATTGTCAACGCCATTGCCGCGCATCACGAAGATGTGCCTGCGGAGAGTGTCTTAGCCATTTTGGTCCAGGCCGCCGATGCCCTTTCGGGAGCGCGTCCAGGAGCTCGAAAGGAACTCTTGGAATCCTATGTGCGCCGTCTCGAAAATCTTGAAAAGATCGCCATGTCCTTTAAGGGTGTGTCCAAGGCCTATGCCATTCAAGCCGGACGAGAGCTGCGCATCATTGTGGAAAACGAGTCGGTGGGCGACGCAGACACGGTGCTATTGAGCAAAGACATCGCCAAACGCATTGAGAGTGAACTGACCTATCCTGGACAAATCAAGGTGACTGTTATTCGAGAAACGCGCGCCGTGGAATATGCACGATAA
- the atpD gene encoding F0F1 ATP synthase subunit beta, with protein MNIGKIVQVIGNVVDVEFEEGKLPPILTALLVSNPGLSDEEDNLVLEVAQHLGDNVVRTIAMDLTDGLVRGMPVKDTGKPIQMPVGKKVLGRVLNVVGRPVDGLGPVDADQYMPIHRSAPTFTEQDTSVNVLETGVKVIDLLVPFPRGGKMGMFGGAGVGKTVVMMEMIHNIAMQHGGISVFAGVGERTREGNDLYLEMKESGVLPRAGLVYGQMTEPPGARARVALSALTVAEYFRDVEGQDVLLFIDNIFRFTQAGAEVSALLGRMPSAVGYQPTLGTDLGELQERITSTTKGSITSVQCVYVPADDLTDPAPATTFAHLDGTVVLSRQIAELGIYPAVDPLDSTSRILDPNVLGLEHYQTARNVQQILQKYKDLQDIIAILGMDELSDEDKIIVGRARKIQRFLSQPFHVAAQFTGVEGKYVKLEDTIRGFKEIVEGKHDDLPEQAFYMVGTIEEAIEKAKQMAAA; from the coding sequence ATGAATATTGGAAAGATAGTGCAAGTTATCGGCAACGTGGTGGACGTTGAGTTCGAAGAAGGGAAGTTACCGCCTATTTTGACCGCCCTACTCGTGAGCAATCCCGGACTCAGCGACGAAGAAGACAACCTGGTCTTAGAAGTTGCTCAGCATTTGGGCGACAACGTGGTACGCACCATTGCTATGGACCTGACAGACGGTTTGGTGCGTGGGATGCCGGTTAAAGACACCGGAAAACCCATTCAGATGCCGGTTGGAAAGAAAGTTTTAGGTCGCGTGCTGAACGTGGTCGGGCGCCCTGTGGATGGACTAGGTCCTGTGGACGCCGATCAATACATGCCCATTCACCGGTCCGCACCCACGTTCACAGAACAGGACACATCGGTAAACGTTCTTGAAACAGGGGTGAAGGTTATCGACCTTCTGGTGCCCTTCCCTCGCGGTGGAAAGATGGGCATGTTTGGTGGTGCGGGCGTGGGAAAAACCGTCGTCATGATGGAAATGATCCACAACATCGCCATGCAGCACGGTGGTATTTCGGTGTTTGCCGGCGTGGGCGAGCGCACCCGGGAAGGCAATGACCTTTACCTTGAAATGAAGGAATCCGGAGTTCTTCCACGGGCCGGCCTTGTCTACGGGCAGATGACGGAACCGCCTGGAGCGCGGGCTCGTGTGGCCTTGTCGGCTCTTACGGTGGCGGAGTACTTCCGGGATGTGGAAGGACAGGACGTGCTTTTGTTCATCGATAACATCTTTCGGTTTACCCAAGCGGGCGCGGAAGTTTCGGCCCTTCTCGGGCGCATGCCTTCCGCCGTGGGTTACCAGCCGACTTTAGGAACGGACCTCGGTGAATTGCAGGAGCGCATCACGTCGACAACGAAGGGCTCCATTACGTCGGTGCAGTGTGTGTACGTTCCCGCCGACGACTTGACCGACCCGGCGCCGGCAACCACCTTCGCCCACTTGGATGGAACGGTGGTGCTTTCGCGTCAGATCGCAGAATTAGGTATTTACCCTGCGGTGGACCCGCTGGACTCCACATCGCGCATTCTGGATCCCAACGTCTTGGGGTTGGAACATTACCAGACGGCTCGAAATGTGCAGCAGATCTTGCAAAAGTATAAAGACCTGCAAGACATTATCGCGATTCTTGGTATGGATGAATTGTCCGATGAGGATAAGATCATCGTCGGTCGTGCGCGAAAGATTCAGCGTTTCTTGTCCCAGCCTTTCCACGTGGCAGCCCAGTTCACAGGTGTGGAAGGCAAATACGTGAAACTGGAAGACACCATTCGAGGCTTCAAAGAGATCGTGGAAGGCAAGCACGACGATCTCCCGGAACAGGCGTTTTATATGGTCGGGACGATCGAAGAGGCCATCGAGAAGGCGAAACAGATGGCCGCAGCGTAA
- a CDS encoding F0F1 ATP synthase subunit epsilon: protein MAGKLLLEIVTPVRKVLSEEVDMVVAPGELGEFGVLVNHIPFLTKLKIGELRFKVGASTRYVAIMGGYAEVLPDKVTILATAAEEATDIDVIRAQAAKERAERRLREAKDRVEFARAQAALQRALARLKVAERR, encoded by the coding sequence ATGGCGGGAAAACTGTTGTTGGAGATCGTCACGCCGGTCCGAAAGGTCTTGAGCGAGGAAGTGGACATGGTGGTGGCTCCTGGAGAACTTGGGGAGTTTGGAGTCTTAGTGAACCATATCCCCTTTTTGACTAAGTTGAAAATCGGGGAGCTGCGATTCAAGGTTGGAGCCAGCACGCGCTATGTGGCCATCATGGGCGGTTATGCTGAGGTCCTTCCGGACAAGGTGACCATCTTGGCTACGGCTGCTGAAGAAGCCACGGACATCGATGTCATTCGCGCTCAGGCTGCAAAAGAACGTGCCGAACGGCGGCTGCGTGAAGCCAAAGATCGAGTGGAATTCGCCAGGGCTCAGGCGGCGCTTCAAAGGGCTCTAGCGCGGCTCAAGGTGGCTGAGCGTCGATAA
- the atpA gene encoding F0F1 ATP synthase subunit alpha — protein MEIRAEEISQIIREQIKDYEKKVELSETGRVLSVGDGIARVYGVEKCMSMELLEFPTDHGPIYGLALNLEEDNVGVAIMGEDIHIKEGAEVRRTGRIAEVPVGDAVIGRIVDPVGNPLDGKGPIEAKEFSRIERIAPGVIARQPVNEPMYTGLKAIDAMTPVGRGQRELIIGDRQIGKTAIAVDAIINQKDSGIICIYVAVGQKKSTVAQVVETLRRHGAMEYTVVVAACASDPAPLQYIAPYAGCAMGEYYRDTGRHALIIYDDLSKQAAAYRQVSLLLRRPPAREAYPGDIFYNHSRLLERAAKLNDKLGGGSLTALPIIETQAGDVSAYIPTNVISITDGQIYLEPGLFFAGVRPAINVGLSVSRVGGAAQTKAMKQVAGRLRLDLAQYRELEAFAKFGSDLDKATQQQLNRGMRLVELLKQPQYQPMPAEKQVMALYAGTRGYLDKIPVEKVGAYESQMLAFIERKYPEILQEIKEKKVISEELDKKMAGALEEFAGVFQG, from the coding sequence ATGGAAATCAGAGCCGAAGAAATCAGCCAAATTATTCGCGAGCAGATCAAGGACTATGAGAAGAAGGTTGAGCTCAGCGAAACCGGGCGTGTCCTCTCCGTCGGTGACGGTATCGCGCGCGTCTACGGCGTCGAGAAGTGCATGTCCATGGAATTGCTTGAGTTCCCTACCGATCACGGCCCCATTTACGGCCTGGCCCTGAACCTGGAAGAGGACAACGTGGGTGTCGCCATCATGGGTGAAGACATCCACATTAAAGAGGGGGCTGAGGTTCGCCGAACCGGGCGTATCGCCGAAGTTCCAGTGGGTGATGCGGTCATCGGGCGAATTGTGGACCCCGTTGGGAACCCCTTGGATGGAAAGGGCCCCATTGAGGCTAAGGAGTTCTCGCGCATCGAGCGCATTGCACCGGGCGTCATCGCGCGTCAACCGGTGAATGAGCCGATGTATACGGGCTTGAAGGCCATCGACGCTATGACCCCCGTGGGACGAGGTCAGCGAGAGCTCATCATCGGCGACCGGCAGATCGGGAAAACGGCCATCGCCGTGGATGCCATCATCAATCAAAAGGACAGCGGCATCATCTGTATCTATGTTGCGGTCGGTCAGAAAAAATCCACGGTGGCTCAGGTGGTGGAGACGCTGCGACGTCATGGGGCCATGGAATACACGGTTGTCGTTGCGGCCTGCGCCAGCGATCCTGCGCCACTGCAATACATTGCACCCTATGCCGGTTGCGCCATGGGTGAGTATTACCGAGACACGGGTCGGCACGCTCTCATTATTTATGACGACCTGTCCAAGCAAGCGGCCGCCTACCGGCAGGTCTCGCTTCTCCTTCGTCGACCTCCGGCACGTGAAGCCTATCCCGGTGACATCTTCTACAACCACTCTCGATTGCTGGAGCGTGCCGCCAAGCTGAACGATAAGCTTGGAGGAGGTTCCCTAACGGCCCTGCCTATTATCGAAACCCAAGCAGGTGACGTGTCCGCGTACATTCCTACCAACGTGATCTCCATTACCGACGGACAGATCTACCTGGAACCTGGGTTGTTCTTTGCCGGTGTGCGGCCGGCCATCAACGTGGGTCTTTCGGTGTCGCGCGTCGGTGGTGCTGCTCAGACAAAGGCCATGAAGCAGGTGGCCGGGCGTCTGCGCCTGGATTTGGCCCAGTACCGCGAACTCGAAGCCTTCGCCAAATTTGGAAGCGATCTGGACAAGGCGACGCAGCAGCAGTTGAACCGCGGTATGCGGCTTGTGGAACTACTTAAGCAACCCCAATACCAGCCCATGCCCGCAGAAAAACAGGTCATGGCCTTGTATGCTGGAACGCGTGGCTATCTGGACAAGATTCCGGTTGAGAAGGTGGGAGCTTACGAAAGCCAAATGCTCGCCTTCATCGAGAGAAAGTACCCGGAAATTCTTCAGGAGATTAAGGAGAAGAAGGTCATCAGCGAGGAACTGGACAAGAAGATGGCCGGGGCCCTCGAAGAGTTTGCTGGAGTGTTTCAAGGATAA
- the atpG gene encoding ATP synthase F1 subunit gamma — protein sequence MATLRDIKRKIEAVKKTSQITKAMNMVAAAKLRGAQENMERFRNYAEKFREVIGRLAAGVEQDGTFQLMTPREEVKKIELVLLTADRGLCGSFNNNLIVMAERFITQKRREGLEVSLTAGGRKGRDYFRRRRYAMRAELTGLLNKPNYDDAYRLGRELIDLFLDGDADEVYVIYSHFRSMVKQEPRLIRLLPIVPESQGEGEAKEYLFEPSHEELLNDLLPNYVYNQLLDCFYLTAVSEHAARMTAMENATNNCKEMVRSLTLTYNKARQASITKELMDIVGGAEALKK from the coding sequence ATGGCGACCCTTCGGGACATCAAGCGTAAGATTGAGGCCGTAAAAAAGACCTCGCAGATCACCAAAGCCATGAACATGGTAGCGGCGGCGAAGCTGCGAGGGGCTCAAGAGAACATGGAACGCTTCCGAAATTATGCCGAAAAATTTCGGGAGGTGATCGGGCGGCTTGCGGCAGGCGTCGAGCAGGACGGAACCTTTCAGCTCATGACGCCGCGGGAAGAGGTCAAAAAGATTGAGCTGGTGCTGCTTACGGCAGATCGAGGGTTGTGTGGAAGCTTTAACAACAACCTGATCGTTATGGCCGAGCGGTTCATCACTCAAAAGCGCCGTGAAGGTTTAGAGGTTTCTTTGACGGCAGGCGGACGAAAGGGAAGGGATTACTTCCGGCGCCGCCGCTATGCCATGCGTGCCGAGCTGACTGGATTGCTGAACAAGCCGAATTACGATGACGCTTATCGACTTGGGCGAGAACTGATCGACCTCTTTCTGGACGGTGACGCCGACGAGGTCTATGTGATCTACAGCCATTTTCGAAGCATGGTAAAGCAAGAACCGCGACTGATTCGGCTTTTGCCCATTGTCCCTGAGAGTCAGGGGGAAGGGGAAGCGAAGGAATATTTGTTCGAGCCGTCGCATGAAGAGCTTCTCAACGACTTGTTACCCAACTACGTCTACAATCAGCTCCTGGACTGCTTCTATCTGACGGCGGTCAGTGAACATGCGGCCCGGATGACGGCGATGGAAAATGCCACCAACAACTGTAAGGAAATGGTGCGCAGCTTGACGCTCACATACAATAAGGCACGCCAGGCTTCGATCACCAAGGAACTTATGGACATCGTCGGTGGCGCGGAAGCTCTCAAGAAGTAG
- the atpF gene encoding F0F1 ATP synthase subunit B — MKGWKTTSAALVVAGLGVATVAYASGGGGHEAGLPWKDFFLRLMNFAIMVAILVKLLKKPVANFFSSRRENIQRLLSELEEKKKEVEAKAAEYQAKLAALDKETEQIVAEYIQEGEAEKQKIIQAAEKQAQYIREQARLAIQQEIKAAKESLQEEIAELSVSAAEDLLKKNIRPEDQDRLIDEFITKAVEAK; from the coding sequence ATGAAGGGATGGAAAACGACGTCGGCGGCACTTGTAGTGGCGGGGTTGGGTGTGGCGACCGTAGCTTATGCTTCGGGGGGTGGAGGGCATGAGGCGGGGCTGCCATGGAAGGATTTTTTTCTAAGATTAATGAACTTTGCCATCATGGTGGCAATCCTCGTCAAGCTGCTCAAGAAACCCGTGGCCAACTTCTTTTCGTCTCGCCGGGAAAATATTCAGCGCCTGCTGAGTGAGCTGGAAGAGAAGAAGAAGGAAGTGGAGGCCAAAGCGGCGGAGTACCAGGCCAAACTGGCGGCTCTCGACAAGGAAACCGAGCAGATTGTGGCTGAGTACATTCAAGAAGGGGAAGCTGAAAAGCAGAAGATCATTCAGGCTGCGGAAAAACAAGCCCAATACATCAGGGAACAGGCTCGATTGGCCATTCAACAAGAGATCAAGGCCGCCAAAGAAAGCCTGCAAGAGGAGATTGCCGAGCTGTCAGTCAGCGCTGCGGAGGATCTTCTCAAAAAGAATATCAGGCCCGAGGACCAGGATCGCTTGATTGACGAATTTATCACAAAGGCGGTGGAGGCAAAGTGA
- the atpH gene encoding ATP synthase F1 subunit delta codes for MKNLIVAKRYAKALFNLALEDGKLNEYGQELQSLAQLLDQQPVLMDALANPLYPEDVKKSVFRTLAQKAEMSPVMRSFGTLLVEKRRVRHLPEISQYFQRLTDEHFNVARAKLSAAVKLDESAIAKIAETLSKLTGKKIVIEFQQDPSLIGGAVARIGDLVIDGSVRTQLQAIKESLKRGELG; via the coding sequence GTGAAGAACTTAATTGTCGCCAAACGATACGCCAAGGCCCTGTTCAATCTCGCCTTAGAGGACGGGAAGCTGAACGAGTACGGTCAAGAGCTGCAGTCCCTGGCGCAGCTCCTCGATCAGCAGCCGGTGCTCATGGACGCTCTGGCCAACCCCCTCTACCCGGAGGATGTGAAGAAATCCGTCTTTCGCACTCTGGCGCAAAAGGCTGAGATGAGTCCCGTCATGCGCAGTTTTGGGACGCTGTTGGTGGAAAAGAGAAGGGTTCGGCATCTACCCGAGATCTCCCAATATTTCCAACGGCTGACCGACGAGCATTTCAATGTGGCGCGTGCGAAGCTCAGTGCCGCCGTCAAGCTGGATGAGAGTGCCATCGCCAAGATTGCGGAGACATTGAGTAAGCTGACGGGTAAAAAGATCGTCATCGAGTTCCAGCAGGACCCGAGTCTCATTGGTGGGGCTGTGGCTCGCATCGGCGATCTGGTCATAGATGGCAGCGTGCGAACGCAGTTACAGGCAATCAAAGAATCTTTGAAAAGGGGTGAGCTGGGTTAA
- the glmS gene encoding glutamine--fructose-6-phosphate transaminase (isomerizing), producing MCGIVGYIGNEDCVEKIVEGLRRLEYRGYDSAGIAVLQGGLGIQTVRCAGKIHQLEKRLQENPLKGAVGIGHTRWATHGAPSDENAHPHRSGPFAVVHNGIIENYADIKERLLAKGYEFTSETDTEVIVKLLEDEWKRCGDYVESVRVTLRQLRGSFAVVFLNEKAPDVLIGARRESPLILGIGDGAYYFASDIPAILHETQKIVLLEDDDLVVVRLDGFHIETLDGKTRSFSVQTVDWNPVAAEKAGYKHFMQKEIFEQPRAIIDTLRSVVDFNRERLRFSDLNLTESMVKAVTRIYLVACGTSYHACLVGKYLLEQMCRISVEVDLGSEFRYRAPLLDEKTLLIVVSQSGETADTRAALKEGLEKGAPCRAIVNVVGSSLARMAQGVLYTHAGPEIGVASTKAFTTQLVALFLFALHWAELVGKLKAGELSYHIQGLRELPGKIEAVLDGEQTLREWARLFMDREHFFYLGRGLLYPIALEGALKMKEISYIHAEGYAAGEMKHGPIALIDEKMPVVVLLQKGPLYEKMLSNVQEVKARGGKVLAFVEGDKDARLGEDVLQFPVPQTNAWLAPVVFTVPLQLLAYHMADLRGTDVDQPRNLAKSVTVE from the coding sequence ATGTGTGGAATCGTCGGCTACATCGGGAACGAAGATTGCGTGGAAAAGATCGTCGAAGGCCTGAGAAGGCTCGAATACAGGGGCTACGACAGTGCTGGAATCGCCGTCCTTCAAGGTGGGTTGGGCATCCAAACGGTGCGATGCGCTGGAAAGATCCACCAGTTGGAAAAAAGGTTACAGGAGAACCCGCTTAAAGGAGCGGTAGGGATTGGACATACCCGATGGGCGACTCACGGGGCTCCCAGCGATGAAAACGCGCATCCCCATCGTTCGGGGCCTTTTGCCGTGGTCCATAACGGCATCATTGAGAATTATGCGGACATCAAAGAACGGCTGCTGGCTAAGGGATATGAATTTACTTCGGAAACAGACACGGAAGTGATTGTTAAGCTTTTGGAAGATGAATGGAAACGCTGCGGGGATTATGTGGAGAGCGTCCGTGTGACATTGCGGCAGCTGAGGGGAAGTTTCGCGGTCGTTTTTCTCAATGAAAAGGCTCCTGATGTCTTGATTGGAGCGCGTCGGGAAAGCCCTCTTATTCTCGGAATAGGCGACGGAGCCTACTATTTTGCGTCGGACATTCCCGCCATTCTTCATGAAACGCAAAAGATCGTCCTTCTGGAAGACGATGATCTTGTGGTGGTGCGTTTAGACGGCTTTCACATAGAGACTTTGGACGGAAAGACCCGTTCTTTCAGCGTGCAAACCGTGGATTGGAATCCAGTGGCTGCTGAAAAGGCGGGGTACAAGCACTTCATGCAAAAGGAGATTTTTGAGCAGCCAAGGGCGATCATCGATACGTTGCGAAGCGTTGTTGACTTTAATCGAGAAAGGCTGCGGTTTTCCGACCTCAACCTGACCGAATCCATGGTCAAGGCGGTGACGCGCATCTATTTAGTGGCTTGTGGCACTTCTTATCATGCATGCCTTGTGGGTAAATACCTGCTGGAACAAATGTGTCGCATTTCCGTAGAGGTTGATCTTGGATCTGAATTCCGTTACAGGGCTCCTCTCCTCGATGAAAAAACACTTCTTATCGTGGTCAGCCAGTCTGGTGAAACGGCGGACACTCGAGCCGCTCTTAAAGAGGGTTTGGAAAAAGGAGCGCCCTGCCGAGCCATCGTCAATGTGGTCGGAAGCAGCCTCGCCCGTATGGCTCAGGGTGTCCTCTATACTCATGCAGGGCCGGAAATCGGGGTGGCGTCCACCAAAGCCTTCACCACGCAGCTGGTGGCTTTGTTCCTGTTCGCTCTGCATTGGGCTGAACTGGTTGGAAAACTCAAAGCTGGAGAACTCTCATACCACATTCAAGGGCTTAGGGAACTGCCTGGAAAGATTGAGGCAGTGTTGGACGGGGAACAAACCCTTCGAGAATGGGCGCGGCTGTTTATGGACCGAGAGCATTTCTTTTACCTGGGGCGAGGTCTGCTTTATCCCATAGCTCTGGAAGGAGCGCTTAAAATGAAAGAAATCTCGTACATTCATGCAGAAGGGTATGCCGCCGGGGAAATGAAACACGGGCCCATCGCACTTATAGACGAAAAGATGCCGGTGGTGGTTTTGCTGCAAAAGGGCCCTCTGTATGAGAAGATGCTGTCCAACGTCCAAGAGGTGAAAGCTCGAGGGGGAAAGGTCTTGGCCTTTGTAGAAGGAGACAAAGACGCACGCCTCGGTGAAGATGTTCTCCAGTTTCCCGTGCCCCAAACCAACGCCTGGTTGGCTCCTGTCGTTTTTACCGTGCCTCTTCAGTTGCTGGCGTACCATATGGCGGACCTTCGGGGCACGGACGTGGATCAGCCCAGAAACCTGGCGAAAAGCGTCACGGTGGAATGA
- the rodA gene encoding rod shape-determining protein RodA — protein MMDRRLVENFDWSIVFLFFAISCLGLAALYSALYTQIQMSPTRNLFIKQLIWFSLGCLVFLGSLFVDYQKLKKFAPWFYIVTLVALAVVLIVGDGIKGSRRWLNIGGFHLQPSEFMKLALVLQLARSFSAQDMDPYPSLKQLLRPIGLVVPPALLIVVEPDLGTSLCLLAVSFTMIFVLGIRWRYLIVIGVIGILSVYPMWHYGLKEYQRERIRTLIAPERDPMGSGYHTIQSRVAVGSGMLWGKGFLKGTQNKLRFLPEKHTDFIFSVWAEEWGFWGCSLMIALYFLFVCACFRVGVRAKDRFGMFLVVGLTALILWQSLINLGMVIGLLPVVGITLPFVSYGGSSLLSLCAAVGLVENVAMRRYGFRPK, from the coding sequence ATGATGGATCGACGGCTTGTGGAGAACTTTGATTGGTCCATTGTTTTTCTGTTTTTCGCCATTTCATGCCTGGGACTGGCGGCTCTTTATAGTGCTCTGTATACCCAGATTCAAATGTCCCCGACCCGTAACTTATTCATAAAACAGCTGATCTGGTTTTCCTTGGGATGTCTGGTTTTCCTGGGCAGTCTCTTTGTGGATTACCAGAAACTCAAAAAGTTTGCTCCATGGTTCTATATCGTCACCCTCGTGGCTCTTGCCGTGGTTTTGATTGTCGGTGACGGGATCAAAGGATCCAGACGATGGCTTAATATCGGCGGGTTTCATCTGCAGCCTTCAGAATTCATGAAATTGGCGCTGGTGCTCCAACTGGCTCGATCGTTTTCGGCACAGGACATGGATCCCTACCCAAGTTTGAAACAACTGCTCCGGCCGATCGGGTTGGTTGTTCCCCCTGCCCTTCTCATCGTCGTAGAGCCCGATCTGGGTACCAGCTTGTGTCTATTGGCTGTGTCCTTTACCATGATCTTTGTGCTTGGAATCCGATGGCGATACCTTATTGTCATCGGCGTGATCGGAATCCTTAGTGTGTATCCCATGTGGCATTATGGCCTGAAGGAATACCAAAGGGAACGGATCCGTACCCTCATTGCTCCAGAAAGAGATCCCATGGGAAGCGGGTACCATACGATCCAGTCCAGGGTGGCTGTCGGGTCCGGAATGCTTTGGGGAAAAGGTTTTTTGAAGGGGACCCAGAACAAGCTCAGGTTCTTGCCTGAGAAACATACGGACTTTATTTTCTCGGTTTGGGCCGAAGAGTGGGGTTTTTGGGGATGCAGCCTGATGATCGCTTTGTATTTCCTCTTTGTCTGTGCGTGCTTTCGTGTAGGTGTGCGTGCCAAAGACCGTTTCGGCATGTTTCTTGTCGTCGGTTTGACCGCCTTGATCCTATGGCAGAGCCTGATCAATCTGGGCATGGTCATTGGTTTGCTTCCTGTTGTGGGTATTACTTTGCCCTTCGTGAGCTATGGAGGCTCGTCACTTTTGAGCCTGTGTGCCGCAGTGGGACTGGTTGAAAACGTGGCCATGCGTCGCTACGGCTTTCGCCCCAAATGA